In Synechococcus sp. Nb3U1, one DNA window encodes the following:
- the gcvT gene encoding glycine cleavage system aminomethyltransferase GcvT: MSPTLQRTPLFAHHQALGARFVPFSGWEMPVQYQGVVAEHQAVREKVGVFDISHMGKFTLWGPELGSHLNRLLPTDLSPLPVGCGRYTVLLNPQGGILDDVIVYKHPPEGEVEHWSVIVNAATCQKDWDWLHQHLSGIPGVQLRDYSSAQVLLAVQGREAEATLQPFLQGSLAGLGRFQHGQFTGGEGFSGEAIFVARTGYTGEDGFEVMLSLGDGIRLWEHLIQAGVQPCGLGCRDSLRLEAALHLYGQDMDETTTPLEAGLTWLVNNPGDYIGKAALETQRNQGIPRRLVGFRLLERAIPRTGYAIWAAGSSDPIGRVTSGTHSPSLGYGIGLGYVDPDWAKVGSRLEIEIRGQRWPAEVVKRPFYRTQA; the protein is encoded by the coding sequence ATGAGCCCAACCCTGCAGCGCACTCCTTTATTTGCCCACCATCAGGCTTTGGGGGCTCGTTTTGTGCCCTTCTCCGGATGGGAAATGCCAGTGCAGTATCAGGGGGTGGTGGCGGAGCATCAGGCCGTGCGGGAGAAGGTGGGGGTGTTTGATATTTCCCACATGGGCAAGTTCACCCTGTGGGGGCCAGAACTGGGATCCCATCTCAACCGCTTGTTGCCCACCGATCTCAGCCCCTTACCCGTAGGATGCGGGCGCTACACCGTGTTGCTCAACCCGCAGGGGGGCATCCTGGATGATGTCATCGTCTACAAACATCCGCCAGAGGGTGAAGTGGAGCACTGGAGCGTGATCGTCAACGCCGCCACCTGCCAGAAGGATTGGGACTGGCTCCACCAGCATCTGAGTGGGATCCCTGGCGTGCAGTTGCGGGATTACTCCTCTGCTCAGGTGTTGTTAGCAGTGCAGGGGCGAGAGGCTGAAGCCACCTTACAACCCTTTTTACAGGGATCCCTGGCGGGGTTGGGGCGTTTTCAGCATGGGCAATTTACCGGCGGAGAAGGGTTTTCGGGAGAGGCGATCTTTGTGGCCCGCACGGGTTATACCGGCGAAGACGGTTTTGAAGTGATGCTCAGCCTCGGCGATGGCATCCGCCTTTGGGAACACTTGATCCAAGCAGGCGTGCAACCCTGTGGCTTGGGCTGCCGGGATAGCTTGCGGTTGGAGGCGGCCTTGCACCTCTATGGGCAGGATATGGACGAAACCACGACTCCTCTGGAAGCGGGCCTGACCTGGTTGGTGAACAATCCGGGCGATTACATCGGCAAAGCGGCTCTAGAAACCCAACGCAACCAGGGGATCCCGCGCCGTCTGGTGGGTTTTCGCCTGTTGGAACGGGCGATCCCCCGCACTGGCTATGCCATTTGGGCCGCTGGAAGCTCAGATCCGATTGGCCGAGTGACCAGTGGCACCCATTCACCGAGCTTGGGCTATGGCATTGGCCTGGGATATGTCGACCCCGATTGGGCCAAGGTGGGATCCCGGCTGGAAATTGAGATTCGCGGGCAGCGCTGGCCCGCCGAAGTGGTGAAGCGACCCTTTTATCGCACCCAGGCTTAA
- a CDS encoding cob(I)yrinic acid a,c-diamide adenosyltransferase encodes MSVRQYSSPARSRDEKVVCTASPDPMPSPKDALPIARSKRSAEQACLPERSAKLIPQGSLQLYTNPSRGTFTPVMAQALRLAGQGTQVLIVQFLKGGINQGPENRLLLGSSLEWVRCRLHRCIDTPQLDPDERVALDELWHFTQAAVGSGRYDLVVLDELSLAMKLGLIPEEAVLALIDQRPISMDMVITGPEMPDSLLERADLITQLRQRLRALEPTSSVSPSF; translated from the coding sequence ATGTCAGTTCGGCAATACAGTTCCCCGGCCCGCTCACGAGATGAAAAAGTGGTTTGCACTGCCTCCCCGGATCCCATGCCCTCCCCCAAAGATGCCCTCCCCATCGCTCGTTCCAAACGATCTGCAGAGCAGGCCTGCCTGCCTGAGCGATCCGCAAAATTGATCCCTCAGGGATCCCTGCAGCTTTATACCAACCCCAGTCGCGGCACCTTTACCCCCGTCATGGCCCAAGCCTTGCGATTGGCGGGCCAGGGAACCCAGGTGCTCATTGTGCAATTTCTCAAGGGTGGGATTAACCAGGGGCCGGAAAACCGTCTTTTGCTGGGCAGCTCGTTGGAGTGGGTTCGCTGTCGGCTGCACCGCTGTATTGATACCCCCCAACTGGATCCCGATGAACGGGTGGCCCTAGATGAGCTGTGGCACTTTACCCAAGCGGCTGTGGGCAGTGGCCGCTATGACCTGGTGGTGCTAGATGAGCTGAGCTTGGCCATGAAGTTGGGCCTGATCCCGGAAGAGGCCGTGTTGGCTTTGATCGATCAGCGGCCCATTTCGATGGACATGGTGATCACTGGCCCAGAGATGCCCGACTCCCTGCTAGAACGAGCAGATTTGATCACGCAGTTGCGCCAACGCTTACGTGCTTTAGAGCCTACCTCTTCTGTCAGCCCCTCCTTCTAA
- a CDS encoding SOS response-associated peptidase, with the protein MCGRFSLAVEPQVLMQHFDLHMDTEEAGILPLAPRYNIAPSQPLLAVVASQSTKPGSLQRKATHFRWGLVPAWSKTFKGGWINARSETAAEKPSFRAARRRRCCLIPADGFYEWTGSGKAKQPYWIHLQERTPSRQLPVFAFAGIWERWQGPEGTVVDTCAILNTTANPLMQVLHERMPVILPPETYDIWLDPNLQDPKRVVPLLRPYPPEAMVAYPVSTHVNPPPP; encoded by the coding sequence GTGTGTGGGCGATTTAGCTTAGCGGTGGAGCCGCAAGTGCTGATGCAGCATTTCGATCTGCATATGGATACAGAAGAGGCCGGGATCCTGCCATTGGCCCCCCGCTACAACATCGCCCCTTCTCAGCCCCTATTGGCGGTGGTGGCCTCGCAGTCGACCAAACCGGGATCCCTTCAACGCAAGGCAACTCATTTTCGCTGGGGTTTGGTGCCCGCTTGGAGCAAGACGTTTAAGGGGGGATGGATCAATGCCCGCTCCGAAACGGCAGCGGAGAAACCCTCCTTCAGAGCGGCGCGGCGGCGGCGGTGTTGTTTGATCCCAGCGGATGGCTTTTACGAGTGGACGGGATCCGGCAAAGCCAAACAACCCTACTGGATTCATCTGCAGGAAAGGACTCCGTCCCGCCAACTACCTGTGTTTGCCTTTGCAGGCATTTGGGAACGGTGGCAGGGGCCGGAAGGGACTGTGGTCGATACCTGCGCCATCCTCAACACCACCGCCAACCCGCTGATGCAGGTTCTACATGAGCGTATGCCCGTGATTTTGCCCCCAGAAACCTATGACATCTGGCTGGATCCGAACCTCCAGGATCCCAAGCGGGTTGTACCGTTGTTGCGTCCCTATCCCCCGGAGGCGATGGTGGCCTATCCTGTCAGCACCCATGTGAATCCCCCCCCGCCATGA
- the hemH gene encoding ferrochelatase — translation MSKSGVLLLNLGGPETQADVQPFLYNLFADPELIRLPFPFLQRAFAWAISTLRAEKSRRNYAAIGGGSPLRRITAEQAQELQAHLVAEGFDVPVYVAMRYWHPLTESVVQQIKSDGITRLVVLPLYPQYSISTTGSSFKLLERLWAEDPELARIERHQICSWYDQPDYVQAMAAGIRAGLDQFERPQEVHVLFSAHGIPESYVTEAGDPYQQEMEACVQLIWEQVGRANDHTLSYQSRVGSVKWLHPYTETVISELGSRGVKHLLVVPISFVSEHIETLQEIDIEYRELAHHFGIPDFRRVPALNANPQFIAGLVALVRPHLFTPGLASTAFAPATTLQS, via the coding sequence ATGTCGAAAAGCGGCGTGCTCCTGCTGAACTTGGGGGGGCCAGAGACCCAGGCGGATGTGCAGCCCTTTCTCTATAACCTGTTCGCCGATCCGGAGCTGATCCGTCTGCCGTTTCCCTTTTTGCAGCGAGCCTTTGCCTGGGCTATCTCCACGTTGCGAGCGGAAAAATCTCGGCGCAATTACGCGGCCATTGGGGGGGGATCCCCGTTGCGACGCATCACGGCCGAACAAGCGCAGGAGCTACAGGCCCATCTGGTGGCGGAAGGGTTTGATGTGCCGGTGTATGTGGCGATGCGCTACTGGCATCCCTTGACAGAATCGGTGGTGCAGCAGATCAAGTCGGATGGGATCACCCGCTTAGTGGTGCTGCCCCTTTACCCGCAGTATTCCATCAGCACAACGGGGTCTAGCTTTAAGCTGTTGGAGCGGCTTTGGGCTGAGGATCCGGAATTGGCGCGCATCGAACGGCACCAGATCTGTTCTTGGTATGACCAGCCAGACTATGTGCAGGCGATGGCGGCGGGGATCCGTGCCGGGTTGGATCAGTTTGAACGCCCCCAAGAGGTGCATGTGCTGTTTAGTGCCCACGGCATTCCGGAAAGTTATGTGACTGAGGCCGGGGATCCCTACCAACAGGAGATGGAAGCCTGTGTGCAGTTGATTTGGGAGCAGGTGGGACGCGCCAATGATCACACCCTTTCCTACCAAAGCCGGGTGGGCTCGGTGAAATGGCTGCATCCCTACACCGAAACGGTGATTTCCGAGTTGGGATCCCGTGGGGTGAAGCATCTGTTGGTGGTGCCGATTAGCTTTGTCTCGGAGCATATCGAGACCCTGCAAGAAATCGATATTGAGTATCGGGAGTTGGCCCATCACTTTGGGATCCCAGATTTTCGGCGTGTTCCTGCTCTGAATGCTAATCCGCAGTTTATTGCCGGCCTAGTGGCGCTGGTTCGGCCTCATTTATTCACGCCCGGCTTGGCTTCCACTGCTTTTGCCCCAGCGACGACGCTTCAATCTTAG
- a CDS encoding Tab2/Atab2 family RNA-binding protein: MAQETRLAVSGRGPIWQMDFTAVPLRDEQDRRVWELLVCDPLGQFRKAQYCSNQEVNSTWVAQQLQNCVEAAPQPPSAIRVFRARMSSILQRACDLVGIPMLPSRRVYTLNAWIRERAEQVYPYEAQFTYSPESPVEPELPDPTRLPDKLQGERWALVTLRAADLQEAESWPTEFGELFPVAWSSLPADTIIPGLVITTQRALPMAAWMTGIEPAYLSVVQEQLILEAGLNDRYLFASLKAEKLRAEAEGFAKRQHLAQGIHFLAIQTDLKAQSFAGFWLMQHP, encoded by the coding sequence TTGGCACAGGAAACTCGGTTGGCAGTCTCCGGGCGCGGCCCCATTTGGCAGATGGACTTTACAGCCGTTCCGTTACGGGATGAGCAGGATCGGCGGGTCTGGGAGCTTTTGGTGTGTGATCCCCTGGGTCAGTTTCGCAAAGCGCAGTATTGCAGCAACCAAGAGGTGAACAGTACCTGGGTGGCGCAACAGTTGCAAAACTGTGTGGAGGCCGCCCCCCAGCCTCCTTCCGCCATTCGTGTGTTTCGGGCCCGCATGAGTTCCATCTTGCAGCGAGCCTGCGATCTGGTCGGGATCCCGATGCTGCCCAGCCGGCGCGTCTACACCCTCAATGCCTGGATACGGGAGCGGGCGGAACAGGTGTATCCCTATGAGGCGCAGTTTACCTATAGCCCCGAATCCCCAGTAGAGCCGGAGCTGCCGGATCCCACCCGCCTACCCGACAAATTACAAGGAGAACGCTGGGCCTTGGTCACTTTACGAGCGGCAGATTTACAAGAGGCGGAGAGCTGGCCCACAGAATTTGGGGAGCTGTTCCCCGTTGCGTGGTCAAGCTTACCCGCTGACACGATCATCCCTGGTCTGGTGATCACCACGCAACGGGCTTTGCCGATGGCAGCTTGGATGACCGGGATCGAACCGGCCTACCTCAGCGTTGTTCAAGAGCAACTGATTTTGGAGGCGGGCTTGAATGATCGCTACCTATTTGCATCCCTAAAAGCGGAAAAATTGCGGGCAGAAGCAGAAGGCTTTGCCAAACGCCAACACCTGGCCCAAGGGATCCATTTCTTGGCCATTCAAACGGATCTGAAGGCCCAATCTTTTGCAGGCTTCTGGCTGATGCAACACCCCTAG
- a CDS encoding TonB family protein: protein MTSTLVEQRRREDESRNFFWMVALSLLLHILLLLGFLYLGRLWLIREPEQEAIEFILLDPEDLEPPDETELVSDVDSRDGGERTEAPPSQGSPPQSQAAPPQEAPAPPPPQPQPPQLEQPAPVPPPPAPAEVAIATPTPTPTPPPTPTPTPTPAPPQPTSTPTPPPVAAAPPATPPPTPPPTAEPLPVQPSERVSDLSQLAPVEPAPQPLPEAPPAQRPSDSSQLGPPVSASAPSDGAGIQGSGASGLANPTQSAPNPPSVAARANVDWGPWLAALQRKVEQNWIPGQTGTSRRTVVIFTVGRAGDLQNVRLGRTSGSQQTDDAALAAIQRAAPYLPLPEAYEGNSVTINFTFDINVLGQLTVGGSTN, encoded by the coding sequence ATGACCAGCACTTTGGTTGAACAACGCCGCCGCGAGGATGAATCTCGCAACTTTTTTTGGATGGTGGCGCTGTCTCTGCTGTTGCACATTCTGCTGCTGCTGGGATTTCTTTATTTGGGCCGTCTCTGGTTGATCCGGGAGCCAGAACAAGAAGCCATCGAGTTTATTCTGCTGGATCCGGAAGATCTCGAGCCGCCGGATGAGACCGAGCTGGTTTCCGATGTGGATTCCCGCGATGGGGGTGAGCGCACAGAAGCCCCTCCTTCCCAAGGCAGCCCGCCCCAGTCCCAAGCTGCTCCGCCCCAAGAAGCCCCTGCCCCGCCACCCCCGCAGCCGCAGCCCCCGCAACTGGAGCAACCCGCCCCCGTTCCACCCCCGCCCGCACCGGCTGAAGTGGCGATTGCAACGCCCACACCCACGCCCACGCCACCTCCCACCCCAACACCGACCCCCACTCCAGCACCCCCTCAACCTACCTCAACGCCGACTCCGCCTCCTGTGGCGGCAGCTCCTCCTGCAACTCCGCCCCCTACTCCTCCCCCCACCGCCGAACCTTTGCCGGTTCAGCCGAGCGAGCGGGTTTCAGACTTAAGTCAATTGGCTCCCGTTGAACCTGCTCCACAGCCCTTGCCAGAAGCACCTCCTGCCCAGCGCCCCTCCGACTCTTCCCAACTGGGCCCCCCGGTCAGTGCCTCTGCTCCCAGTGACGGTGCGGGTATTCAAGGCAGTGGAGCCAGTGGACTGGCCAACCCCACCCAATCGGCCCCCAATCCCCCCAGCGTGGCCGCACGCGCCAATGTGGACTGGGGCCCCTGGCTAGCGGCTCTGCAGCGGAAGGTGGAGCAAAACTGGATCCCTGGGCAGACTGGAACCTCCCGCCGCACGGTGGTGATCTTCACGGTCGGTCGGGCCGGAGATTTGCAGAACGTACGCTTGGGTCGCACCTCCGGCAGCCAACAAACCGACGATGCGGCCCTGGCAGCGATTCAGAGAGCAGCCCCTTATCTGCCGTTGCCCGAGGCTTACGAAGGCAACTCAGTCACCATCAACTTCACCTTTGATATCAACGTGCTGGGTCAGTTGACCGTGGGGGGATCCACCAATTAA
- a CDS encoding DUF389 domain-containing protein, producing the protein MELLRNWIPHSKRRRWLRMWVGWRRRVRRYWWSSSGDWRWLGEKPIPVASLNRLIWRDSVPSLSFFVMLSLSGIISTLGLLAGSTAVVIGAMIIAPLMGPILGMAYAVAVANRRLLKRATLTLLIGSLTTVLSAILICQVAGLRDLNDEIRMRTQPTLLDLGVALGAGAAGAFAKSRKSVADAFPGVAIAVALIPPLSVMGIGLALADGETLGGSSLLFITNLAGIIFSGILTFLWQRYGSLERAQGGIAFVGMVIGLIGIPLGISLRNLLLQSNTRQQVRELLENQLDPFEKAHLRSLRVRQRRQGLEVDIEISAPPQQITEADLQTVQNFLQDTLGQPVVLQVSLIPIQQFQLSTDLEGHP; encoded by the coding sequence GTGGAGTTGCTCAGAAATTGGATCCCCCACTCCAAGCGTCGGCGTTGGTTGCGAATGTGGGTGGGTTGGCGACGGCGAGTGCGGCGGTATTGGTGGAGCAGTAGTGGGGATTGGCGTTGGCTGGGGGAAAAACCCATTCCTGTGGCTAGTTTGAATCGCCTGATCTGGAGAGATTCGGTTCCTTCCCTCAGTTTTTTTGTCATGCTCAGCCTGTCGGGCATCATTTCTACCCTGGGTTTGTTGGCAGGCAGTACGGCAGTGGTGATCGGGGCTATGATCATCGCGCCTTTGATGGGCCCCATTTTGGGGATGGCCTATGCTGTGGCTGTGGCCAATCGTCGATTATTGAAACGAGCTACCCTAACGCTATTGATCGGCAGCTTAACCACCGTGCTCAGTGCCATCCTGATTTGCCAAGTTGCTGGCTTGCGGGACTTGAACGATGAGATCCGGATGCGCACTCAACCAACGTTGCTGGATCTGGGGGTAGCTCTGGGGGCAGGAGCGGCGGGGGCCTTTGCCAAATCCCGTAAGTCAGTAGCAGATGCTTTTCCAGGGGTAGCGATCGCGGTGGCTCTGATTCCGCCCTTGAGTGTGATGGGTATAGGGTTGGCCCTTGCAGATGGGGAAACGTTGGGGGGTTCCTCTTTGTTGTTTATCACCAATCTGGCGGGCATTATTTTCAGCGGGATCCTCACTTTTCTCTGGCAGCGTTATGGATCCTTAGAACGGGCGCAGGGGGGGATTGCCTTCGTGGGAATGGTGATAGGGTTGATCGGGATCCCGTTGGGGATTTCGCTGCGCAATTTACTTTTGCAGTCCAATACCCGTCAGCAGGTGCGAGAGCTGTTGGAAAACCAATTGGATCCCTTTGAAAAGGCTCACTTGCGCTCCTTGCGAGTGAGGCAACGGCGACAGGGGCTGGAAGTGGATATCGAAATCTCTGCCCCCCCTCAACAAATTACTGAAGCCGATTTACAAACGGTACAAAATTTTTTGCAGGATACCCTGGGACAACCTGTGGTGCTGCAGGTGAGTTTGATTCCGATACAGCAATTTCAACTGTCCACAGATCTGGAGGGGCACCCTTAA
- the dcd gene encoding dCTP deaminase has translation MLKNDRWICEQARQGMIEPFQPELVRTVNLTGETRPVLSYGLSSYGYDIRLSPVEFKIFRHIPGTIVDPKRFNPKNLESVDLHHDAEGDYFIIPAHSYGLGVALERLQIPDNITVICIGKSSYARVGLIANLTPAEAGWRGYLTLEFSNASSADCRVYANEGVVQLLFLEGEPCEVTYADRVGKYQDQPQQVVVARV, from the coding sequence ATGTTGAAAAACGACCGTTGGATCTGTGAGCAAGCTCGGCAAGGGATGATCGAGCCGTTCCAACCGGAATTGGTGCGCACCGTAAACCTGACAGGAGAGACCCGCCCGGTATTGAGCTATGGTCTTTCCTCCTACGGCTATGACATTCGCCTTTCGCCGGTGGAGTTCAAGATCTTCCGCCACATCCCCGGCACCATCGTGGATCCGAAGCGGTTTAACCCCAAAAATCTAGAGTCGGTGGATCTACACCACGACGCTGAGGGGGACTACTTTATCATTCCCGCTCACTCCTACGGCTTGGGGGTAGCGCTAGAGCGGCTACAAATCCCCGACAACATCACCGTCATCTGTATCGGCAAGTCTTCCTACGCCAGAGTGGGGCTAATTGCCAACCTCACCCCTGCAGAAGCGGGGTGGCGGGGCTATTTAACGCTGGAATTTTCCAATGCCTCCAGTGCTGATTGCCGGGTATATGCCAACGAAGGGGTGGTGCAGTTGCTCTTTTTGGAAGGGGAGCCCTGTGAAGTGACCTATGCCGATCGAGTGGGCAAGTATCAGGATCAACCCCAACAGGTGGTGGTGGCCAGAGTTTGA
- the dprA gene encoding DNA-processing protein DprA, giving the protein MSVPFPPGPFDPLDGSLRRTAQEQPYWLAWAQVKGIGPHRLKRLLECFGSLQRAWEADEPALQQVEGIGPALAQSIQAARCQLIPEQVLEQTLKPGIPFLTPADPGYPPLLWELPDPPPILYVLGDCPTWEQQPALGIVGTRAPTAYGRHWTKQISAALAEAGCVVVSGLAAGIDGVAHQACLEAGGKTVAVVGTGPEMVYPAQHRQLHQRIQAQGAILSEYPPGTPPAKEHFPQRNRIIAGLCCATLVMEAPERSGALITAYLANDYGREVYALPGNIDTAAARGCLNLIRKGAGMILGIESLLEDLRLVQGSPRETADSGAPGSGNIQAKAGPTDPDQQLLWQILGSEPMGIDALAQATQMEITTLSSTLLMMELEGWLVQLPGMCYRRTP; this is encoded by the coding sequence TTGTCTGTCCCTTTCCCACCCGGCCCTTTCGATCCCCTGGATGGCTCTCTGCGCCGTACAGCCCAGGAACAGCCCTATTGGTTGGCCTGGGCACAGGTGAAGGGGATTGGCCCCCACCGTCTGAAGCGGCTGCTGGAGTGTTTTGGGTCTTTACAACGGGCCTGGGAAGCGGATGAACCGGCCTTGCAACAGGTAGAGGGAATCGGCCCCGCACTGGCCCAGTCGATCCAAGCCGCCCGTTGCCAACTGATCCCGGAACAAGTCTTGGAGCAAACCCTGAAGCCCGGGATCCCCTTCTTAACCCCCGCTGATCCCGGCTATCCGCCCTTGCTGTGGGAATTGCCGGATCCGCCGCCGATTCTTTACGTGCTGGGAGATTGCCCCACCTGGGAACAACAGCCCGCGCTTGGGATCGTTGGTACCCGTGCCCCCACTGCCTATGGGCGCCATTGGACAAAGCAGATTAGCGCTGCCCTGGCCGAAGCCGGATGTGTAGTGGTATCCGGGTTGGCGGCTGGGATTGACGGTGTGGCTCACCAAGCCTGTTTGGAGGCCGGCGGAAAGACAGTGGCTGTGGTGGGGACTGGCCCAGAGATGGTGTATCCCGCTCAACACCGGCAGTTACACCAGCGCATTCAAGCGCAAGGGGCGATCCTCAGCGAATATCCTCCGGGTACGCCCCCTGCCAAAGAACATTTTCCGCAGCGCAACCGCATCATCGCCGGCTTATGTTGCGCCACACTGGTCATGGAAGCCCCGGAGCGTTCCGGAGCCCTGATCACCGCCTACTTGGCCAACGACTACGGGCGGGAGGTGTATGCGCTGCCGGGCAACATCGATACGGCGGCGGCCCGCGGCTGTCTGAACCTGATCCGCAAGGGTGCGGGCATGATTTTAGGGATTGAGAGCTTGTTGGAGGATTTACGGTTGGTTCAGGGATCCCCTCGGGAAACGGCAGACTCAGGAGCCCCTGGCTCCGGGAATATCCAGGCCAAAGCTGGCCCTACCGATCCGGATCAACAGCTTCTTTGGCAAATTTTGGGATCCGAACCCATGGGCATCGATGCTCTGGCCCAGGCCACCCAGATGGAGATCACCACCCTCTCCAGTACCTTGCTGATGATGGAGCTGGAGGGTTGGCTGGTACAACTGCCGGGAATGTGCTATCGCCGTACCCCCTAA
- a CDS encoding DUF423 domain-containing protein, with protein sequence MGIFLALAGLLGGLGVGMGAFAAHALRTQLSEGSLHLLETAVRYQMVHALALGLVALLLVRVPSSAVLWAAGWAFGLGVLLFSGSLYALAFTGIRWLGAITPVGGVAFLIGWACLALSARSLS encoded by the coding sequence ATGGGAATTTTTCTGGCCCTAGCGGGTCTGTTGGGGGGATTGGGGGTGGGCATGGGGGCCTTTGCCGCTCATGCTTTACGAACCCAGCTCAGCGAGGGATCCCTGCATCTGTTGGAAACGGCAGTGCGCTACCAGATGGTTCATGCCCTAGCTCTGGGCCTGGTAGCCTTGCTGTTGGTGCGGGTGCCAAGTTCAGCCGTCTTGTGGGCGGCAGGGTGGGCCTTTGGGCTGGGGGTGCTGTTGTTTTCCGGCAGCCTCTACGCCCTGGCATTTACAGGGATCCGCTGGCTGGGGGCAATTACACCTGTAGGTGGGGTAGCCTTTCTGATCGGGTGGGCTTGTTTGGCTCTATCGGCCCGCTCCCTATCCTAG
- the gloA gene encoding lactoylglutathione lyase → MRLLHTMIRVGNLERSLQFYCEVLGMRLLRKKDYPTGEFTLAFVGYGDESETAVIELTHNWGTHRYDLGNGYGHIALGVEDIYGTCEAIKARGGKVVREPGPMKHGSTVIAFVEDPDGYKIELIQTQSLAAEPEKVAVAGSAA, encoded by the coding sequence ATGCGTCTTCTCCACACCATGATCCGCGTTGGCAACTTGGAGCGATCCCTGCAATTCTATTGCGAGGTTTTGGGGATGCGCCTGCTGCGCAAGAAAGATTACCCAACGGGGGAATTCACCCTGGCCTTCGTAGGCTATGGAGATGAATCGGAAACGGCGGTTATTGAATTGACCCACAACTGGGGCACCCACCGCTACGACCTGGGCAATGGCTACGGTCACATCGCCCTAGGCGTAGAGGATATCTACGGCACCTGCGAGGCCATCAAAGCCCGTGGCGGCAAGGTGGTGCGGGAACCCGGCCCGATGAAACACGGCAGCACCGTGATTGCCTTTGTCGAGGATCCGGATGGCTACAAAATCGAGCTAATCCAGACCCAATCTTTGGCTGCTGAACCGGAAAAAGTGGCTGTGGCGGGCAGTGCCGCCTAA
- a CDS encoding VOC family protein, which produces MEPIRFHLAFPVTDIPLAKTYYGEGLGCEIGRESPASVILNLYGHQLVAHLTHEELTPQRGIYPRHFGLIFPAQADWESLAARAQARELLFYQEPRWRFIGSPLEHGTFFLQDPFYNLLEFKYYRHASAIFGERELALIGDREG; this is translated from the coding sequence ATGGAACCGATCCGCTTTCATCTTGCCTTTCCGGTGACAGACATTCCCCTCGCCAAAACCTATTACGGCGAGGGTTTGGGCTGTGAGATTGGGCGAGAAAGCCCTGCTTCGGTTATTCTCAACCTGTATGGGCATCAGCTGGTGGCCCACCTCACCCATGAAGAACTTACCCCGCAGCGGGGCATTTACCCACGCCACTTTGGACTGATTTTCCCAGCACAAGCGGATTGGGAGTCCTTGGCTGCTCGTGCCCAAGCGCGAGAGCTACTCTTCTATCAGGAGCCCCGCTGGCGGTTTATTGGCTCTCCCTTGGAGCATGGCACCTTCTTTTTGCAGGATCCCTTCTACAACCTGCTGGAATTCAAATACTATCGTCATGCCTCCGCCATCTTCGGGGAGCGGGAGTTGGCCTTGATCGGGGATCGGGAGGGTTGA